A single genomic interval of Arthrobacter globiformis harbors:
- a CDS encoding YegP family protein, which translates to MAGMFELFIDADDSFRFQLTAPDGTVMAVSRPFASKAAAVEGIAAVREYAGMGHVKELATAPLDRFLGSRPHAAVRPLSMRMPLQFQGMAG; encoded by the coding sequence ATGGCTGGCATGTTCGAACTCTTCATCGACGCGGACGATTCCTTCAGATTCCAGCTCACCGCCCCGGACGGCACCGTGATGGCGGTATCCCGCCCTTTTGCAAGCAAGGCTGCCGCGGTCGAAGGCATCGCTGCCGTTCGTGAGTACGCCGGGATGGGCCATGTGAAGGAGCTTGCCACGGCTCCCTTGGACCGCTTCCTCGGTTCCCGCCCCCACGCTGCCGTTCGACCCCTATCCATGCGCATGCCCCTCCAGTTTCAGGGGATGGCCGGGTAG
- a CDS encoding putative quinol monooxygenase: protein MAGFVQIIEFQTSRIEEVEALGRPSRTEGTTTPTFRRITATADRDRPGTYFTIVEFDSYESAMENSNRPETSDFAAQMAALCDGPPVFRNLDVQWEDTGQEPGSTT from the coding sequence ATGGCCGGGTTTGTGCAGATCATTGAATTCCAGACCTCACGCATCGAGGAAGTCGAAGCGCTGGGCCGTCCGTCGAGAACCGAGGGAACCACCACACCGACGTTTCGCCGCATCACCGCCACTGCGGACCGCGACCGTCCCGGGACATACTTCACCATCGTGGAATTCGACTCGTACGAGTCGGCGATGGAGAATTCCAACCGGCCTGAAACGTCCGACTTCGCCGCGCAGATGGCAGCACTGTGTGACGGACCCCCGGTTTTCCGCAATCTCGACGTGCAGTGGGAGGACACCGGCCAGGAGCCGGGCAGCACAACCTAG
- a CDS encoding sensor histidine kinase, producing the protein MPSTAPTAPELLPARTGHIPGSRLGRIDAAVHLGFAVLIVASVVRYMMRHSAQDNLLVLALAAAACALYGVIAVLAQRRRPWAVWMFVLVAVWAVLVVSAPSFAWCSFALFFLCRIAFTGAVAYAAAGATAAATAAGLFRLSDGTDLAMLLGPLAVGVLMTLIYDRIEHDAAEQRRLHREVSLAQRQLAASERRAGTIAERERVSREIHDTVTQGLASSLLLLEAVNRAWPEPASRQDLRQASELLRLNLSDTRSLVHELASPGLDASPLPDALLQAASQYVPDARLLVTGEPREVAGEVRHALLRVVQSATANIKLHASAETATITLGFLPDAVTLDIYDDGTGFDPAAVAPPSDAGGYGLRAMRQRVEQLGGAFSVESAPGEGTVVAAQLPLKGEE; encoded by the coding sequence ATGCCCTCCACCGCCCCCACCGCACCGGAACTACTTCCCGCACGCACTGGCCATATTCCAGGCAGCCGGCTGGGACGGATCGACGCCGCGGTCCATCTGGGATTCGCCGTACTCATCGTGGCTTCGGTGGTGCGCTACATGATGCGGCACAGCGCCCAGGACAACCTGCTTGTCCTCGCGCTGGCGGCCGCCGCCTGCGCCCTGTACGGCGTCATCGCTGTGCTCGCCCAGCGCCGGCGCCCCTGGGCAGTGTGGATGTTCGTCCTGGTCGCCGTCTGGGCCGTCCTGGTGGTGTCCGCACCAAGCTTCGCCTGGTGCTCGTTTGCGCTGTTCTTCCTCTGCCGCATCGCCTTCACCGGGGCGGTCGCCTATGCAGCGGCGGGGGCGACGGCGGCAGCCACCGCCGCGGGTTTGTTCCGGCTCAGCGACGGCACTGATCTGGCGATGCTCCTGGGACCGCTCGCCGTCGGCGTCCTGATGACTCTGATTTATGACCGCATCGAGCACGACGCCGCCGAGCAGCGGCGCCTGCACCGTGAAGTATCGCTCGCCCAGCGGCAACTGGCGGCCAGCGAGCGCCGGGCGGGCACCATCGCGGAGCGTGAGCGCGTCTCCCGGGAGATCCACGACACCGTGACCCAGGGCCTCGCCAGCAGCCTGCTCCTGCTCGAGGCCGTGAACCGTGCCTGGCCGGAGCCGGCGTCCCGGCAGGATCTTCGGCAGGCCAGCGAATTGCTGCGCCTGAACCTCTCCGACACCCGCAGCCTGGTCCACGAACTGGCGTCCCCCGGCCTCGACGCCTCGCCGCTGCCGGACGCCCTGCTGCAGGCCGCCTCGCAGTACGTGCCGGACGCCAGGCTGCTGGTCACCGGCGAACCCCGGGAAGTGGCCGGGGAGGTCCGCCATGCCCTCCTCAGGGTGGTGCAGAGCGCCACCGCGAACATCAAGCTGCACGCCTCCGCGGAGACCGCCACCATCACCCTCGGCTTCCTGCCGGATGCGGTCACGCTGGACATTTACGACGACGGCACGGGCTTCGATCCGGCGGCGGTAGCACCGCCGTCGGACGCCGGTGGATACGGACTGCGGGCCATGCGGCAGCGGGTGGAGCAGCTGGGCGGCGCCTTCTCGGTGGAAAGCGCCCCGGGCGAGGGAACAGTTGTGGCGGCGCAGCTGCCGCTAAAGGGGGAAGAATGA
- a CDS encoding AMP-binding protein, translated as MTVTDDFRAARDQLLALRQDYRQARVSFEWPRPAEFNFALDWFDAIAADPARGANPALVIVEQDGSATRRSFAELSARSNQVANWLRIQGVKRGDRMIIMLGNQVELWELVLAGIKLGIVLIPTTTLMGPADLKDRVERGEAGWAAVGSSNLGKFAEVPGSYRLIEIPDSGGTSASVGSASAGGGAGTAQGLQYAESMASPSDFTPDATTLADETLLLYFTSGTTSKAKLVEHTHTSYPVGHLSTMYWIGLEPGDVHLNVASPGWAKHAWSNLFAPWIAEACVFVYNYERFDARALMEQMDREKVTSFCAPPTVWRMLIQADLSLLKNPPTKVVSAGEPLNAEVIGQVQRAWGQTIRDGFGQTETTVQVANTPAQPVKIGAMGQPLPGYDVVLVDPATGEEADDGELCLRLDPRPAGLMKSYYGDPGKTAEAFRDGYYHTGDMASRDEHGVITYVGRDDDVFKSSDYRLSPFELESVLIEHPAVAEAAVVPSPDPLKLSVPKAFVVLAPGHEPGPELAEEILRYCRDHLAPFKRIRRLEFAELPKTISGKIRRVELRHSEELRHADGTRHGAASVPPGLGTEYSETDFPGLKSQG; from the coding sequence ATGACAGTCACCGACGACTTCCGTGCCGCACGCGACCAGCTGCTCGCTTTGCGCCAGGACTACCGCCAGGCGAGGGTCAGCTTCGAATGGCCGCGGCCCGCGGAGTTCAACTTCGCACTCGACTGGTTTGACGCCATCGCTGCCGATCCCGCCAGAGGCGCCAACCCGGCGCTGGTGATCGTGGAACAGGACGGCTCGGCCACCCGACGCAGCTTCGCCGAACTGTCGGCCCGGTCCAACCAGGTGGCCAACTGGCTCCGCATCCAGGGCGTGAAACGCGGTGACCGCATGATCATCATGCTGGGCAACCAGGTGGAACTGTGGGAACTCGTGCTGGCCGGCATCAAGCTTGGCATCGTGCTGATCCCCACCACCACACTCATGGGTCCCGCGGACCTGAAGGACCGGGTGGAGCGCGGGGAAGCGGGCTGGGCCGCCGTCGGCAGTTCAAACCTCGGCAAGTTTGCCGAGGTGCCCGGCAGCTACCGGCTTATCGAAATCCCCGACTCCGGAGGCACCAGTGCAAGCGTCGGCAGCGCAAGCGCCGGCGGCGGTGCCGGCACTGCGCAGGGGCTACAGTACGCAGAGTCCATGGCCTCCCCCAGCGACTTCACCCCCGACGCAACCACTCTGGCGGACGAAACCCTACTCCTCTACTTCACCTCGGGCACCACCTCCAAGGCCAAGCTCGTGGAACACACGCACACGTCCTACCCGGTGGGCCACCTGTCCACGATGTACTGGATAGGCCTGGAGCCGGGCGACGTGCACCTTAACGTGGCCTCTCCGGGCTGGGCAAAACACGCCTGGTCCAACCTGTTCGCCCCGTGGATTGCCGAAGCCTGCGTGTTCGTCTACAACTACGAGCGCTTCGATGCCAGGGCCCTGATGGAGCAGATGGACCGGGAGAAGGTCACCAGCTTCTGCGCTCCGCCGACTGTGTGGCGGATGCTCATCCAAGCCGACCTGAGCCTCCTCAAAAATCCGCCCACCAAGGTTGTTTCCGCCGGCGAGCCGCTCAATGCGGAGGTCATCGGCCAGGTCCAGCGCGCCTGGGGCCAGACCATCCGTGACGGCTTCGGCCAGACCGAGACCACAGTGCAGGTGGCCAACACACCCGCCCAGCCCGTCAAGATTGGCGCCATGGGCCAGCCCCTGCCGGGGTACGACGTGGTCCTCGTCGATCCGGCAACGGGAGAAGAAGCGGACGACGGCGAGCTGTGCCTGCGCCTGGATCCCCGCCCCGCCGGGCTGATGAAGTCGTACTACGGCGACCCGGGGAAGACGGCCGAGGCTTTCCGCGACGGCTACTACCACACGGGCGACATGGCCAGCCGGGACGAGCACGGCGTCATCACCTACGTGGGCCGGGACGACGACGTCTTCAAGTCCTCCGACTACCGGCTCTCCCCGTTCGAGTTGGAGAGCGTACTCATCGAGCACCCCGCGGTGGCGGAGGCCGCCGTCGTCCCCTCCCCCGATCCGCTGAAGCTGTCCGTGCCCAAGGCATTCGTGGTGCTGGCGCCCGGCCACGAACCGGGACCCGAGCTCGCCGAGGAGATCCTGCGCTACTGCCGCGACCACCTGGCGCCGTTCAAGCGCATCCGCCGGCTTGAGTTCGCCGAGCTGCCGAAAACCATTTCGGGAAAAATCCGCCGGGTCGAGCTGCGGCACAGCGAGGAGCTCCGCCACGCGGACGGCACCCGACACGGTGCGGCCAGTGTTCCCCCCGGCCTGGGCACGGAATACTCTGAAACGGATTTCCCGGGCCTGAAAAGCCAGGGCTGA
- a CDS encoding acyl-CoA dehydrogenase family protein, translating into MAPPFADADLMYVADLLAPVERTRYLEIRDFLQSRVRAQSIEYWNREEFPFGLLAELGKHGLGGLQTDGTSTLFKGLMYVEVARADVSLSALVGIHNELIVGMIDALGSDEQKQRWLPGLTAFTQLGAFALTEPEHGSDIAGGLATTARLEDGEWVIDGAKRWIGAGTIADFALVWARDAADQQIKGFIVETDRPGYTATKISNKIGLRIMQNADIQLDGVRIPEANLLPGATDFTKANGLLRDSRAWVGWQAAGIQLAAFDVARSYSLQRRQFGKELARFQLIQQQLSEILGNASASLALMAQLARIQEEGRLEMAQAAMAKATTTRLARASVALGRSLLGGNGISSDYEMGKLFGDAEILYTYEGSYEINSLIVARAVTGKSAFV; encoded by the coding sequence ATGGCGCCGCCGTTTGCCGACGCGGATCTTATGTATGTTGCGGACCTGCTTGCGCCGGTTGAACGGACCCGCTATCTCGAAATCCGGGACTTCCTGCAGTCCAGGGTCCGGGCCCAGTCCATCGAATACTGGAACCGGGAAGAGTTCCCGTTCGGGCTTCTGGCAGAGCTGGGGAAGCACGGACTCGGCGGGCTGCAGACGGACGGGACATCCACGCTCTTCAAGGGCCTCATGTATGTTGAGGTGGCCCGCGCCGACGTGTCGCTGTCAGCCCTGGTGGGCATTCACAATGAACTGATCGTCGGCATGATCGACGCCCTGGGGTCGGACGAGCAGAAGCAGCGGTGGCTGCCGGGACTGACGGCCTTCACACAGTTGGGGGCCTTCGCGCTGACCGAGCCGGAGCACGGTTCGGACATTGCCGGCGGGCTGGCCACCACGGCCCGGCTTGAGGACGGCGAGTGGGTCATCGACGGGGCCAAGCGGTGGATAGGAGCCGGAACGATCGCCGACTTTGCGCTTGTGTGGGCCCGGGACGCGGCCGACCAGCAGATCAAGGGCTTCATTGTTGAAACGGACCGCCCCGGCTACACGGCGACCAAGATCAGCAACAAGATCGGGTTGCGGATCATGCAGAACGCAGATATTCAGCTGGACGGCGTCCGCATCCCGGAGGCCAACCTTCTCCCCGGGGCCACGGATTTCACCAAGGCCAACGGGCTGCTGAGGGATTCCCGGGCGTGGGTGGGATGGCAGGCTGCGGGAATTCAGCTCGCGGCCTTTGACGTTGCCCGCTCCTATTCGCTGCAGCGCCGCCAGTTCGGCAAGGAGCTGGCACGCTTCCAGCTCATCCAGCAGCAGCTCTCCGAGATCCTGGGCAACGCATCGGCCTCACTGGCCCTGATGGCACAGTTGGCCCGGATCCAGGAGGAGGGCAGGCTGGAGATGGCCCAGGCGGCGATGGCCAAGGCCACCACTACCCGGCTGGCCCGCGCCTCCGTGGCCTTGGGCCGGTCGCTGCTGGGCGGCAACGGCATCAGCAGCGACTACGAGATGGGAAAACTCTTCGGTGACGCCGAGATCCTTTACACCTACGAGGGCAGCTACGAGATCAATTCCCTGATTGTGGCCCGGGCCGTGACAGGGAAATCGGCCTTCGTCTAG
- a CDS encoding zinc-dependent alcohol dehydrogenase family protein → MRATIIHGPGDIRVEDRDYPAVQLPTDAVVRVTAACVCGSDLWPYRGVKPVRHPTAIGHEFVGVVESTGTDVSTLQAGDFVIAPFVVSCGQCPQCLNGVTVACDHLAGWGGKDDAGFAVDGGQGQAVRVPLAESTLVKVPDVSDPDAKLRNSLLTLSDVMATGHHAAVSAQVGPGRTVVVVGDGAVGLCGVLAAKRLGAQRIIAMSRHADRQAIAREFGATDIVEERGDDGVSKVRELLGGVLADSVLECVGTKESMEQALHSVRPGGALGFVGVPTGGAEIPLRYLFDRNITVAGGMAPARTYIPELLKDVLSGAINPGRVFDVEMPLEEAPEAYKAMDERRAIKVLLTP, encoded by the coding sequence ATGCGCGCCACCATCATCCACGGACCCGGAGACATCAGGGTGGAGGACCGCGACTACCCTGCCGTCCAGCTCCCCACGGACGCCGTGGTCCGGGTGACGGCCGCCTGCGTCTGCGGCTCGGACCTCTGGCCGTACCGCGGTGTGAAGCCCGTCCGCCACCCCACCGCCATCGGCCACGAATTCGTCGGCGTCGTGGAAAGCACGGGTACAGACGTGTCCACGCTCCAAGCGGGCGACTTTGTGATCGCCCCCTTCGTGGTCAGCTGCGGGCAGTGCCCGCAGTGCCTGAACGGCGTGACTGTGGCCTGCGACCACCTCGCCGGCTGGGGCGGAAAGGACGACGCCGGATTCGCTGTCGACGGCGGCCAGGGCCAGGCCGTGCGCGTCCCCCTCGCCGAATCGACGCTCGTCAAGGTGCCGGATGTCAGCGACCCGGATGCAAAGCTACGCAACAGCCTGCTGACCCTCTCGGACGTCATGGCCACCGGCCACCACGCCGCGGTCAGCGCCCAGGTGGGCCCCGGCCGGACCGTCGTGGTGGTCGGCGACGGCGCTGTGGGGCTTTGCGGCGTCCTGGCGGCAAAGCGCCTCGGCGCCCAGCGGATCATCGCGATGTCCCGCCACGCCGACCGGCAAGCCATCGCCCGCGAGTTCGGGGCCACGGACATAGTGGAGGAGCGAGGGGACGACGGCGTCTCCAAGGTCCGCGAACTGCTCGGCGGTGTTCTGGCCGACTCTGTGCTCGAGTGTGTGGGAACCAAGGAGTCCATGGAGCAGGCACTGCACTCCGTCCGGCCCGGCGGCGCCCTGGGCTTCGTCGGCGTCCCCACCGGCGGCGCCGAGATCCCGCTGCGCTACCTGTTCGACAGGAACATCACCGTGGCCGGCGGCATGGCTCCGGCACGGACCTACATTCCCGAACTGCTCAAGGACGTGCTGTCCGGCGCCATCAATCCAGGCCGGGTGTTCGACGTTGAGATGCCCCTGGAGGAGGCACCCGAAGCCTATAAGGCGATGGACGAGCGGCGCGCCATCAAGGTGCTGCTCACGCCATAA
- a CDS encoding ArsR/SmtB family transcription factor, protein MGDMPDGVIHAGVKADLFKSMGHPARILVLEMLVNGPETVSNLRDCTGLEASNLSQHLGILRRQRLIVPSRKDGRLFYELTSPEVREVLEAARGLLGSILGVGVLR, encoded by the coding sequence ATGGGCGACATGCCCGACGGCGTGATCCACGCCGGGGTAAAGGCCGACCTGTTCAAGTCCATGGGCCACCCTGCACGCATCCTGGTTCTGGAGATGCTGGTCAACGGCCCCGAGACCGTGAGCAATTTGCGGGACTGCACCGGGCTTGAGGCCTCGAACCTTTCCCAGCACCTCGGCATCCTGCGGCGCCAGCGGCTGATCGTTCCGTCCCGGAAGGACGGCCGCCTGTTTTATGAACTGACTTCACCCGAAGTGCGCGAGGTCCTCGAAGCGGCCCGTGGCCTGCTGGGCTCCATCCTCGGCGTTGGCGTCCTTCGTTAG
- a CDS encoding CPBP family glutamic-type intramembrane protease has protein sequence MVSLAGFILFALDQSLWGYALLAAALVLAALVDRLLFRDLALIAAGVAIISAVPITTDVSTSHMLVMGSAMIAAVGIPYAVSRFVTKEHAVVFPVRTGQKWTRAEKWYLPAVVVIGYALLPVYMIRTGVYMNWPAVHDPEGITRLFVGTNALGIWDELFFICTCFALLRRHLPDWQANLLQAVLFTSFLWELGFKSWAPLFIYPFALLQARIFTVTKSLSYIVSVHLLFDFVLFLVLLHAHNRAWIDIFLY, from the coding sequence ATGGTCTCACTGGCCGGCTTTATCCTGTTCGCGCTGGACCAGAGCCTGTGGGGGTATGCCCTGCTCGCTGCAGCCCTCGTGCTCGCGGCCTTGGTGGACCGGCTGCTGTTCCGCGACCTCGCGCTGATTGCGGCCGGAGTGGCCATCATCAGTGCCGTTCCCATCACCACGGACGTCAGCACGTCCCACATGCTCGTCATGGGCTCGGCCATGATCGCGGCGGTGGGGATCCCCTATGCTGTATCGCGCTTCGTCACCAAGGAGCATGCGGTGGTGTTTCCGGTGCGGACCGGGCAGAAATGGACACGTGCGGAGAAGTGGTATCTGCCCGCCGTCGTGGTGATCGGCTATGCCCTGTTGCCCGTCTATATGATCCGGACCGGGGTCTATATGAACTGGCCCGCCGTGCACGACCCCGAGGGCATCACACGGCTCTTTGTCGGCACCAACGCCCTGGGCATCTGGGATGAGCTGTTCTTCATCTGCACTTGCTTCGCCCTGTTGCGCCGGCACCTGCCCGACTGGCAGGCCAACCTGCTGCAGGCCGTCCTGTTCACGTCCTTCCTGTGGGAACTGGGGTTCAAGTCCTGGGCGCCGCTTTTCATCTACCCCTTCGCCCTGCTGCAGGCCCGCATCTTCACTGTGACCAAGTCGCTGTCCTACATCGTGAGCGTGCACCTGCTCTTCGACTTCGTGCTGTTCCTGGTGCTGCTCCACGCGCACAACCGGGCGTGGATCGACATCTTCCTGTACTGA
- a CDS encoding cold-shock protein yields the protein MATGTVKWFNAEKGFGFIAPDDGSADVFAHYSAIASSGYRSLDENQKVEFEVTQGPKGPQAENIRPL from the coding sequence ATGGCAACAGGCACAGTTAAATGGTTCAACGCCGAAAAGGGCTTCGGCTTCATCGCTCCGGATGATGGATCAGCAGATGTATTCGCACACTACTCAGCAATTGCCAGCAGCGGTTACCGCTCCCTGGATGAAAACCAGAAGGTCGAGTTCGAGGTGACCCAGGGCCCCAAGGGTCCGCAGGCAGAGAACATTCGCCCGCTGTAA
- a CDS encoding DinB family protein, producing the protein MDEKATLHHYLRTRRAQLLAKLDGLGEYDMRRPMTPTGTNLLGLVKHVASVELDYFGEVFGRPSGRVLPWFADGAEPDADMWATPEQTRAEIVELHHFSAAHTDATIEALPLDAPGVVPWWREERRHVTLHQMLVHMCAETAQHLGHADIIRELIDGSAGQGPNDPNLPQRGSAEQAAYVEQLEAAARKAAALAG; encoded by the coding sequence ATGGATGAAAAAGCGACCCTGCACCATTACCTCCGGACACGGCGCGCCCAGCTCCTCGCCAAGCTCGACGGCCTGGGTGAGTACGACATGCGCCGGCCGATGACGCCCACCGGCACCAATCTTCTGGGCCTGGTCAAGCACGTGGCCAGCGTGGAACTGGATTATTTCGGCGAGGTGTTCGGCCGGCCCAGTGGCCGGGTGCTGCCCTGGTTCGCCGACGGGGCCGAACCGGACGCGGACATGTGGGCCACCCCGGAGCAGACGCGTGCCGAAATTGTCGAGCTACACCACTTCTCGGCGGCGCACACCGATGCCACCATCGAAGCGCTGCCCCTGGACGCTCCGGGCGTCGTGCCCTGGTGGCGGGAAGAACGCAGGCACGTGACCCTGCACCAGATGCTGGTGCACATGTGTGCCGAGACGGCGCAGCACCTGGGACACGCGGACATCATCCGTGAACTCATCGACGGCTCCGCCGGGCAGGGCCCCAACGACCCCAACCTCCCTCAGCGGGGCTCCGCGGAGCAGGCCGCCTACGTGGAGCAACTGGAGGCCGCAGCGCGGAAGGCTGCCGCGCTGGCCGGGTAG
- a CDS encoding PAS and ANTAR domain-containing protein, translated as MSLPKTVRAYSSALGPADCVAGTFHYDAMSGRLEWSDELYTLHGYHRGEIVPTVELLYAHKHPDDRDRCHDTFMAACEAGGFFCSYHRILDARMREHRVLTAGEALTEDGRLIAVEGFIVDLTSTLHWETETAAREAVKGALGTRSTIEQAKGILMGILRIGSEAAFDLLAKYSQDTNIKVASTAADLVQLANSPQQAALLDTFVQELQRGPDGRPVGEAGQSVEPVSP; from the coding sequence ATGAGCCTTCCGAAAACGGTGCGGGCGTACTCGAGCGCTCTCGGGCCGGCAGATTGTGTTGCCGGCACGTTCCATTACGACGCCATGTCGGGGCGGCTTGAATGGTCCGATGAGCTGTACACGCTCCACGGTTACCACCGCGGCGAGATCGTGCCCACCGTGGAGCTTCTCTACGCCCACAAGCATCCGGACGACAGGGACCGCTGCCATGACACCTTCATGGCGGCCTGTGAAGCGGGCGGATTTTTCTGCAGCTACCACCGCATCCTTGATGCCCGCATGCGGGAACACCGTGTCCTAACTGCCGGCGAGGCGCTCACGGAGGACGGCAGGCTTATTGCTGTTGAGGGGTTCATTGTTGACTTGACCAGCACGCTGCACTGGGAAACGGAAACGGCGGCACGGGAGGCGGTTAAAGGTGCCCTTGGCACGCGAAGCACCATAGAACAGGCGAAGGGCATCCTGATGGGCATCCTGCGGATTGGTTCCGAGGCCGCTTTCGACCTGCTGGCCAAATACAGCCAGGACACCAACATCAAGGTGGCCAGCACGGCTGCCGACCTGGTGCAGCTGGCCAACAGCCCGCAGCAGGCGGCATTGCTTGACACGTTCGTCCAGGAGCTCCAGCGGGGCCCGGACGGCCGGCCAGTCGGTGAAGCCGGTCAGTCCGTGGAGCCGGTAAGTCCGTAA
- a CDS encoding GlcG/HbpS family heme-binding protein, whose translation MKKSQKIFSAAAAGTLAITAGATAVTNAGSGSSPTAASVQPAAASVQPAAASVQPAAAVPAADVQPGADNVVAQNRITVGASAKAVGTALAKCQADKLPFVTVALVDRFGTVQALLRGDNAAEHTIESAKRKAYTAAAFGSPTSELAKRISGNGPSIADLPGTLFLPGGVPLKVNGVSVAGIGVGGAPDGKLDEACAEAGAAVIAAK comes from the coding sequence GTGAAGAAGTCCCAGAAGATTTTTTCCGCCGCGGCGGCCGGAACGCTCGCCATAACCGCCGGTGCCACCGCCGTCACTAATGCGGGATCAGGGTCTTCCCCCACAGCTGCTTCGGTCCAGCCAGCGGCGGCCTCTGTCCAGCCCGCAGCGGCCTCTGTCCAGCCCGCGGCGGCTGTGCCCGCCGCGGATGTGCAGCCGGGTGCGGACAACGTCGTCGCCCAGAATCGGATCACCGTTGGCGCCTCGGCGAAGGCCGTGGGCACTGCCCTCGCCAAGTGCCAGGCAGACAAGCTGCCGTTCGTCACGGTGGCGCTCGTGGACCGGTTCGGTACCGTCCAGGCTCTCCTGCGTGGCGACAATGCCGCCGAGCACACCATCGAGTCGGCCAAGCGCAAGGCGTACACGGCCGCGGCGTTCGGCAGCCCCACCAGCGAACTTGCCAAGCGCATCTCCGGCAACGGGCCGAGCATCGCGGACCTTCCGGGCACTCTGTTCCTCCCGGGCGGTGTCCCGTTGAAGGTGAACGGCGTCTCCGTGGCGGGCATCGGCGTCGGTGGCGCCCCTGACGGAAAGCTGGACGAAGCCTGCGCCGAGGCTGGCGCCGCCGTGATCGCCGCCAAGTAG
- a CDS encoding MarR family winged helix-turn-helix transcriptional regulator, translating into MSPPLPRDPIADAQRNWESHGWSDVAAPMAAITAIMRTQQILLARIEGALKPFGLTFARYELLALLSFARSGALPMNKASALLQVHPTSVTNAVDRLQTAGLVVRSPHPTDGRTTLIELTAEGRTLAKRATAVLNAEVFGQSGFGDEDVNQLIRILGDFRRGAGDFTD; encoded by the coding sequence GTGAGCCCTCCGCTGCCCCGTGACCCGATTGCCGATGCACAGCGCAACTGGGAGAGCCACGGCTGGAGTGACGTTGCTGCCCCGATGGCTGCCATCACGGCAATCATGCGCACCCAGCAGATCCTGCTGGCCCGCATCGAGGGGGCCCTGAAGCCGTTCGGACTGACCTTCGCCCGCTACGAACTGCTGGCGCTGCTCAGCTTCGCCAGGAGCGGCGCACTGCCCATGAACAAGGCGAGCGCCCTGCTGCAGGTCCACCCCACCTCGGTGACCAACGCCGTTGACCGCCTCCAGACAGCAGGACTGGTGGTCCGCTCACCGCATCCCACGGACGGGCGCACCACGCTGATCGAGCTCACGGCTGAGGGCCGCACGCTGGCAAAAAGAGCGACGGCAGTGCTCAACGCCGAGGTTTTCGGCCAGTCCGGTTTCGGCGATGAGGACGTGAACCAGCTCATCCGGATCCTGGGCGACTTCCGCCGTGGCGCCGGGGACTTTACGGACTGA
- a CDS encoding response regulator has product MSSITVLLVDDHLVVRSGLKALLGTQPDIEVVAEASSGEEALAAVEGHAPDVVVMDLAMGPGMDGIEAIRKLRERNRRQAVLVFTTYDSDADIVRAVDAGAMGYLLKDAAPEEIFAAVRGAVQGKSVMSPPVASRLFQQLRNPDEVLTPREAELLSLLTEGLSNRELGQRLFISEATVKTHLAHIYAKLGVETRAAAIATAIRREGMR; this is encoded by the coding sequence ATGAGCTCCATCACCGTGCTCCTCGTCGACGACCACCTCGTGGTCCGCAGCGGATTGAAGGCCCTGCTGGGAACACAGCCGGACATCGAGGTGGTGGCGGAGGCCTCCTCGGGCGAGGAAGCCCTGGCAGCAGTGGAAGGGCACGCCCCCGACGTCGTGGTGATGGACCTGGCCATGGGCCCGGGCATGGACGGGATCGAGGCGATCAGGAAGCTCCGCGAACGCAACCGCAGGCAGGCCGTGCTGGTCTTTACCACCTATGATTCCGACGCCGACATTGTCCGGGCCGTAGATGCCGGGGCCATGGGCTACCTCCTCAAGGACGCCGCACCCGAGGAGATCTTCGCCGCCGTCCGGGGCGCCGTCCAAGGCAAGAGTGTCATGAGCCCGCCGGTGGCCTCCCGCCTGTTCCAGCAGCTGCGCAACCCCGACGAGGTGCTTACACCGCGGGAAGCCGAGCTGCTGAGCCTCCTCACCGAGGGGCTCAGCAACAGGGAACTGGGCCAGCGGCTGTTCATTTCGGAGGCCACCGTCAAGACCCACCTTGCCCACATCTACGCCAAGCTCGGCGTGGAAACCAGGGCCGCGGCCATCGCCACCGCCATCCGCCGCGAGGGGATGCGCTAG